A region of Pseudopipra pipra isolate bDixPip1 chromosome 10, bDixPip1.hap1, whole genome shotgun sequence DNA encodes the following proteins:
- the LOC135419742 gene encoding guanylate cyclase soluble subunit beta-2-like isoform X1, whose product MNAPSFRVEKNEDGSMHLHYYSDRRGLCHIVPGIIGAAALDFFNIEISMKIVNQTEEEERTGKKEHIVFLVTQNPVFPCKERNEISSSPRCLVDSEKQSESQLNKEDLEKAKNTVGDRGNSVCPVKKSHWKTLRGIIALGKGKLLRGFDPVYPKSLWIDTKTFCNGLPFHMVFDKELRVKQAGVSIQKIVPGVQTMGISLDQYFRIVHPEVPFTISSIQKFINSQFVFQTRREMMPESWKQRPMLELRGQMMWMESLQCMLYLCSPLLRTLHELEERQMHIADIAPHDVTRDLILLNQQRLAEMELSNQLERKKEELRILSKHLEEEKKKTEALLYAMLPQHVANQLKEGKRVEAGEFQECTILFSDVVTFTNICAQCEPIQIVLMLNSMYLRFDRLTTVHDVYKVETIGDAYMVVGGVPVPVPTHAERVANFALGMIIAAKGVQNPVSGNPIQIRVGIHTGPVLAGVVGEKMPRYCLFGDTVNIASRMESHGVPSKIHLSSSAYQCLKYKNFEITERGEIEVKGKGKMHTYFLIRNKTATENEIMGRPMKDLDSGHESVQSFQEGRTETIPSSHQPVTQTQPEKDQTPTIAMKYVDGPTDAQNSLQRRNQRKIADLTGLLLGKGIMQ is encoded by the exons atgAATGCACCATCTTTTAGAGTAGAAAAGAATGAAGATGGGTCAATGCATTTACACTACTATTCAGACAGAAGAGGTCTGTGCCATATTGTACCAG GAATCATTGGTGCAGCAGCCctggatttttttaacattgAGATTTCAATGAAAATAGTCAATCAAacagaagaagaggaaagaactgggaaaaaagaaCATATTGTTTTTCTTGTCACTCAAAACCCTGTATTTCCAtgcaaggaaagaaatgaaatttcTTCCTCACCTCGATGTCTTGTTGactctgaaaaacaaagtgaGAGCCAACTGAATAAAGAG GACCTTGAAAAAGCCAAGAATACAGTGGGAGACAGAGGAAACTCTGTCTGTCCTGTTAAGAAAAGTCACTGGAAAACATTAAGAGGAATAATTGCATTAGGAAAAG GTAAGCTCCTGAGAGGATTTGATCCTGTTTATCCCAAGAGCCTCTGGATTGacacaaaaacattttgcaatGGACTTCCTTTCCATATGGTTTTTGATAAAGAG ctcAGAGTGAAGCAAGCTGGGGTGAGCATTCAAAAGATTGTACCTGGCGTTCAGACCATGGGCATCTCCTTGGATCAGTACTTCAGGATCGTTCACCCGGAAGTACCCTTCACCATCTCCAGCATCCAGAAATTCATCAACAGCCAATTTGTTTTCCAGACTAGAAGAGAGATGATGCCAGAGTCATGGAAACAACGGCCAATGCTAGAGCTGAGAG GGCAGATGATGTGGATGGAGTCCCTGCAGTGCATGCTCTACCTCTGCTCGCCTTTGCTTCGCACTCTGCACGAGCTGGAGGAGCGACAGATGCACATTGCAGACATCGCACCTCACGATGTGACCAGGGATTTGATTCTTCTCAATCAGCAGCGGCTGGCAGAGATGGAGCTCTCTAACCAgctggagaggaagaaggaggaactGCGGATACTGTCAAAGCAcctggaggaagagaagaagaagactGAAGCTCTGCTCTATGCTATGCTTCCCCAGCACGTGGCCAACCAGCTGAAAGAGGGGAAGCGAGTTGAGGCAG GGGAGTTCCAGGAGTGCACTATATTGTTCAGTGATGTTGTGACCTTTACCAACATCTGTGCCCAATGTGAGCCTATTCAGATAGTTCTCATGTTAAATTCAATGTACCTGCGATTTGACAGACTGACCACGGTGCATGACGTGTACAAG GTGGAGACAATTGGAGATGCCTATATGGTGGTAGGTGGGGTCCCTGTGCCTGTTCCCACTCACGCTGAGCGAGTTGCTAATTTTGCCTTGGGGATGATAATTGCAGCTAAAGGAGTACAGAACCCAGTTTCTGGAAATCCTATCCAA ATTCGAGTTGGGATCCATACAGGTCCTGTCTTGGCTGGAGTTGTTGGAGAAAAGATGCCTCGTTATTGCTTGTTTGGAGACACAGTGAATATTGCTTCCCGGATGGAGAGCCACGGTGTGCCCAGTAAAATACACCTGAGCTCCAGTGCCTATCA GTGCCTAAAATACAAGAATTTCGAGATTACTGAGAGAGGAGAAATAGAAGTAAAAGGCAAAGGGAAAATGCATACATACTTCCTcattagaaataaaactgcaaCTGAGAATGAGATTATGGGAAGGCCAATGAAAGACTTAGATTCTGGCCATGAATCTGTTCAATCTTTTCAAGAAGGCAGGACTGAAACAATACCAAGTTCTCATCAGCCAG TTACTCAGACTCAGCCAGAGAAGGACCAGACCCCAACTATTGCAATGAAGTATGTTGATGGCCCCACAGATGCCCAAAACAGCCTCCAAAgaagaaatcaaaggaaaattGCAGATTTAACAG GTCTTTTGCTGGGCAAAGGAATTATGCAGTAG
- the LOC135419742 gene encoding guanylate cyclase soluble subunit beta-2-like isoform X2 has product MQLVDKACKVLGVPADLVLREFGKYFFEFCKRSGYDHMLRTLGGNLYEFIENLDALHSYLSLSYQEMNAPSFRVEKNEDGSMHLHYYSDRRGLCHIVPGIIGAAALDFFNIEISMKIVNQTEEEERTGKKEHIVFLVTQNPVFPCKERNEISSSPRCLVDSEKQSESQLNKEDLEKAKNTVGDRGNSVCPVKKSHWKTLRGIIALGKGKLLRGFDPVYPKSLWIDTKTFCNGLPFHMVFDKELRVKQAGVSIQKIVPGVQTMGISLDQYFRIVHPEVPFTISSIQKFINSQFVFQTRREMMPESWKQRPMLELRGQMMWMESLQCMLYLCSPLLRTLHELEERQMHIADIAPHDVTRDLILLNQQRLAEMELSNQLERKKEELRILSKHLEEEKKKTEALLYAMLPQHVANQLKEGKRVEAGEFQECTILFSDVVTFTNICAQCEPIQIVLMLNSMYLRFDRLTTVHDVYKVETIGDAYMVVGGVPVPVPTHAERVANFALGMIIAAKGVQNPVSGNPIQIRVGIHTGPVLAGVVGEKMPRYCLFGDTVNIASRMESHGVPSKIHLSSSAYQCLKYKNFEITERGEIEVKGKGKMHTYFLIRNKTATENEIMGRPMKDLDSGHESVQSFQEGRTETIPSSHQPVTQTQPEKDQTPTIAMKYVDGPTDAQNSLQRRNQRKIADLTGKTCDSKSDGSLHGNQHADDGPRPLNQGRVKPAAEEPQNRNVRSNFCTLL; this is encoded by the exons ATGCAGCTTGTCGACAAAGCCTGCAAAGTATTAG GTGTTCCTGCTGACTTGGTTCTGAGAGAGTTTGGAAAGTATTTCTTTGAATTCTGTAAGCGCTCAGGCTATGACCACATGCTGAGGACACTGGGTGGAAATCTCTATGAGTTCATAGAGAACCTGGATGCATTGCACAGCTACCTGTCCCTTTCTTACCAG gaaatgAATGCACCATCTTTTAGAGTAGAAAAGAATGAAGATGGGTCAATGCATTTACACTACTATTCAGACAGAAGAGGTCTGTGCCATATTGTACCAG GAATCATTGGTGCAGCAGCCctggatttttttaacattgAGATTTCAATGAAAATAGTCAATCAAacagaagaagaggaaagaactgggaaaaaagaaCATATTGTTTTTCTTGTCACTCAAAACCCTGTATTTCCAtgcaaggaaagaaatgaaatttcTTCCTCACCTCGATGTCTTGTTGactctgaaaaacaaagtgaGAGCCAACTGAATAAAGAG GACCTTGAAAAAGCCAAGAATACAGTGGGAGACAGAGGAAACTCTGTCTGTCCTGTTAAGAAAAGTCACTGGAAAACATTAAGAGGAATAATTGCATTAGGAAAAG GTAAGCTCCTGAGAGGATTTGATCCTGTTTATCCCAAGAGCCTCTGGATTGacacaaaaacattttgcaatGGACTTCCTTTCCATATGGTTTTTGATAAAGAG ctcAGAGTGAAGCAAGCTGGGGTGAGCATTCAAAAGATTGTACCTGGCGTTCAGACCATGGGCATCTCCTTGGATCAGTACTTCAGGATCGTTCACCCGGAAGTACCCTTCACCATCTCCAGCATCCAGAAATTCATCAACAGCCAATTTGTTTTCCAGACTAGAAGAGAGATGATGCCAGAGTCATGGAAACAACGGCCAATGCTAGAGCTGAGAG GGCAGATGATGTGGATGGAGTCCCTGCAGTGCATGCTCTACCTCTGCTCGCCTTTGCTTCGCACTCTGCACGAGCTGGAGGAGCGACAGATGCACATTGCAGACATCGCACCTCACGATGTGACCAGGGATTTGATTCTTCTCAATCAGCAGCGGCTGGCAGAGATGGAGCTCTCTAACCAgctggagaggaagaaggaggaactGCGGATACTGTCAAAGCAcctggaggaagagaagaagaagactGAAGCTCTGCTCTATGCTATGCTTCCCCAGCACGTGGCCAACCAGCTGAAAGAGGGGAAGCGAGTTGAGGCAG GGGAGTTCCAGGAGTGCACTATATTGTTCAGTGATGTTGTGACCTTTACCAACATCTGTGCCCAATGTGAGCCTATTCAGATAGTTCTCATGTTAAATTCAATGTACCTGCGATTTGACAGACTGACCACGGTGCATGACGTGTACAAG GTGGAGACAATTGGAGATGCCTATATGGTGGTAGGTGGGGTCCCTGTGCCTGTTCCCACTCACGCTGAGCGAGTTGCTAATTTTGCCTTGGGGATGATAATTGCAGCTAAAGGAGTACAGAACCCAGTTTCTGGAAATCCTATCCAA ATTCGAGTTGGGATCCATACAGGTCCTGTCTTGGCTGGAGTTGTTGGAGAAAAGATGCCTCGTTATTGCTTGTTTGGAGACACAGTGAATATTGCTTCCCGGATGGAGAGCCACGGTGTGCCCAGTAAAATACACCTGAGCTCCAGTGCCTATCA GTGCCTAAAATACAAGAATTTCGAGATTACTGAGAGAGGAGAAATAGAAGTAAAAGGCAAAGGGAAAATGCATACATACTTCCTcattagaaataaaactgcaaCTGAGAATGAGATTATGGGAAGGCCAATGAAAGACTTAGATTCTGGCCATGAATCTGTTCAATCTTTTCAAGAAGGCAGGACTGAAACAATACCAAGTTCTCATCAGCCAG TTACTCAGACTCAGCCAGAGAAGGACCAGACCCCAACTATTGCAATGAAGTATGTTGATGGCCCCACAGATGCCCAAAACAGCCTCCAAAgaagaaatcaaaggaaaattGCAGATTTAACAG GCAAAACTTGTGATTCCAAAAGCGATGGGAGTctccatggcaaccagcatgcAGATGATGGTCCCCGTCCTCTAAACCAGGGAAGAGTCAAACCTGCTGCTGAAGAGCCACAGAACAGAAATGTTCGCTCTAATTTTTGCACTTTACTCTAA